Proteins found in one Sphingomonas sp. SORGH_AS_0879 genomic segment:
- a CDS encoding anhydro-N-acetylmuramic acid kinase, with translation MLVMGYMSGTSLDGVDVAMIETDGERVKAFGPTAIIPFTSAERTIIEQATRDALAWNGYGAVPSSFDPASDLIVRLHVEVGERVIAEAGCRPALIGFHGQTLLHRPERGLSVQIGDPRMLADALGLPVVAQMRQDDLRAGGQGAPLVPVYHAALADYLGLTRPVAFLNVGGVANLTWIGADGTLVAFDTGPGNGLIDQVVQAHGAGRYDDGGRFAAAGSVDTEVLARLLAHDYFRGEGAKSLDRYDFPIDWAAACSLEDAAATLTAFTAEAVALTARMLPAPPECWIICGGGSHNPALMAALRDRLGTCRTADDIGLRSDFIEAEAMAFLAARSLQGLPLTFPGTTGVAAPLTGGQLWYPVSNTK, from the coding sequence ATGCTGGTGATGGGCTATATGAGCGGGACGTCGCTCGACGGTGTCGATGTCGCGATGATCGAAACCGATGGTGAGCGGGTCAAGGCGTTCGGCCCCACGGCGATCATCCCGTTTACGAGTGCCGAACGCACGATCATCGAGCAGGCGACCCGCGATGCTCTGGCGTGGAACGGCTATGGCGCGGTGCCGTCGTCGTTCGATCCCGCATCCGACCTCATCGTGCGGCTGCATGTCGAGGTTGGTGAACGGGTCATTGCCGAGGCCGGGTGCCGCCCGGCATTGATCGGCTTTCACGGCCAGACGTTGCTTCATCGGCCAGAGCGGGGCTTGTCCGTCCAGATCGGCGATCCCCGGATGCTGGCGGATGCCCTGGGCTTGCCGGTGGTGGCGCAGATGCGGCAGGACGATTTGCGCGCGGGCGGGCAGGGGGCCCCGCTGGTGCCGGTCTATCACGCCGCGCTCGCCGACTATCTCGGGCTGACGCGACCGGTCGCGTTCCTCAACGTCGGTGGTGTGGCGAACCTGACCTGGATCGGTGCGGACGGCACGCTGGTCGCGTTCGATACGGGGCCGGGCAACGGCCTGATCGATCAGGTCGTCCAGGCACATGGCGCGGGCCGTTACGACGATGGTGGCCGGTTCGCGGCGGCGGGCAGCGTCGATACGGAGGTTCTGGCCCGCCTTCTGGCACACGACTATTTCCGTGGGGAGGGGGCGAAATCGCTCGATCGCTACGACTTTCCGATCGACTGGGCGGCGGCCTGTTCGCTGGAAGACGCCGCCGCGACGCTCACCGCTTTCACGGCCGAGGCTGTCGCCCTGACGGCCCGCATGCTGCCCGCCCCGCCAGAATGCTGGATCATATGCGGCGGGGGCAGCCATAATCCGGCGCTGATGGCGGCGCTGCGCGATCGACTCGGGACCTGCCGGACGGCGGACGACATCGGCTTGCGCAGCGATTTCATCGAGGCCGAGGCGATGGCGTTCCTCGCCGCGCGCAGCCTGCAGGGCCTGCCGCTGACCTTCCCGGGCACGACCGGCGTTGCCGCGCCGCTGACGGGCGGGCAGCTATGGTATCCCGTGAGTAATACCAAATGA
- a CDS encoding sodium:solute symporter: MADWLVIAGYLLVLVVGGWILTPRQTTSAREYFLAGGTVPAWLAALSVLSATQSAATFLGGPDYGYHGNLTYLSGNICGGLIGAIFVAHVLIPRFYAIRATTAYELLTLRFSERATRWAGGMFLVGRVFAGGARVYLAAIALAMVVTGGVGVQGIIFAAAALVVASVAFTFVGGLKSVLWNDLIQFVVYVGSAIAVLVFLRLSIPASNGQILEALAHTPQGVDKLRLFDFSLDLSRPFSVLAIVTGLALLYIANAGMDQDTTQRLLSCRDARTGARSLYLSVLATVPTVGMFMVIGLLLYVFYDRPDLMGGSGAVAASRFEGQKISIFMHYILTQLPGGLRGLVTIGICAAAVATTNSALNAMSSVLVQDFYRPWRDRRGPVDEHHFVQAGRAGMGIIGFAMFLMAVLSFYWQRHSSMGLLEFALQVMVFSYAGLLGVYFTALFTTRGTTGSAIAALLIGFVTIILLQPAIARAIDLPLALTGLSFPFQLCIGTALAFLVCAAPAGRSASTLPVGSTL, from the coding sequence ATGGCCGACTGGCTGGTGATCGCGGGCTATCTGCTGGTGCTGGTCGTGGGCGGATGGATATTGACGCCGCGCCAGACCACGTCGGCGCGCGAATATTTCCTGGCGGGCGGCACCGTGCCGGCGTGGCTCGCCGCGCTTTCGGTGCTGTCCGCGACGCAGTCGGCCGCGACCTTCCTGGGAGGGCCGGACTATGGTTATCACGGCAACCTCACCTATCTCAGCGGCAATATTTGCGGGGGCCTGATCGGCGCGATCTTCGTGGCGCATGTCCTGATCCCGCGTTTCTACGCGATCCGCGCCACCACCGCCTATGAGTTGCTGACCTTGCGTTTCAGCGAGCGGGCGACCCGCTGGGCGGGGGGAATGTTCCTGGTGGGACGGGTCTTTGCCGGTGGTGCGCGCGTGTATCTCGCCGCCATCGCGCTGGCGATGGTCGTCACGGGGGGCGTGGGTGTGCAGGGCATCATCTTCGCCGCCGCCGCGCTGGTCGTGGCGAGCGTGGCGTTCACCTTCGTTGGCGGTCTGAAGTCGGTATTGTGGAACGACCTGATCCAGTTCGTCGTCTATGTCGGCTCGGCGATCGCGGTGCTGGTGTTCCTGCGCCTGTCGATCCCGGCCTCGAATGGCCAGATACTGGAGGCGCTGGCGCATACGCCGCAGGGCGTGGACAAGCTGCGGCTGTTCGACTTCTCGCTCGACCTGTCGCGGCCCTTTTCGGTGCTGGCGATCGTCACGGGCCTCGCGCTGCTGTACATCGCCAATGCGGGCATGGATCAGGACACCACGCAGCGCCTGCTGTCGTGCCGGGACGCGAGGACGGGGGCGCGCAGCCTTTATTTGTCCGTACTGGCGACCGTGCCGACCGTCGGCATGTTCATGGTCATCGGCCTGTTGCTGTACGTCTTCTATGACCGTCCCGACCTTATGGGCGGTTCGGGCGCCGTCGCGGCCAGCAGGTTCGAGGGGCAGAAGATCAGCATCTTCATGCACTATATCCTGACCCAATTGCCCGGCGGCCTGCGCGGCCTGGTGACGATCGGCATCTGCGCGGCGGCGGTGGCGACCACCAATTCGGCGCTCAACGCGATGTCGTCGGTCCTGGTGCAGGACTTCTATCGCCCCTGGCGCGACCGGCGTGGGCCCGTGGATGAGCATCATTTCGTTCAGGCCGGGCGTGCGGGCATGGGCATCATCGGCTTTGCGATGTTCCTGATGGCCGTCCTTTCCTTCTACTGGCAGCGCCACAGTTCGATGGGCCTCCTCGAATTCGCGTTGCAGGTGATGGTGTTCAGCTATGCGGGTCTGCTCGGCGTGTATTTCACGGCGTTGTTCACCACGCGCGGCACGACCGGCTCGGCCATCGCGGCGCTGTTGATCGGCTTCGTGACGATCATCCTGCTGCAACCGGCGATTGCCCGGGCCATCGACCTGCCGCTCGCGCTCACCGGGCTATCCTTTCCTTTCCAGCTTTGCATAGGAACGGCCTTGGCGTTCCTGGTCTGCGCCGCGCCAGCGGGCCGCTCTGCATCGACGCTCCCAGTGGGATCAACGCTATGA
- a CDS encoding N-acetylmuramic acid 6-phosphate etherase, whose product MNTETLDARYLDLDQWPTESAVEAMLEGQMAAIAAIQSQTAAIARAAEAAAARLGQDGRLIYVGAGTSGRLAVQDGTELNPTFCWPMKRLVFLMAGGFGALTEAYEGAEDNVEAARADIDACAITPSDVVIGVAASGQTPYTVAAVRHARALGALTIGIANNPGTALIEQAEHHVLADTGSEVLAGSTRMKAGTAQKAVLNLLSTALMLRLGFVYRGRMVAMRVSNAKLLRRARRMVQELADVDAEVAIHALDVAENDIRCGVLVAMGLPLDEARALLDAHQGSLRDALQTLDAREA is encoded by the coding sequence ATGAATACCGAAACGCTCGACGCCCGGTATCTGGACCTTGACCAATGGCCGACGGAATCGGCGGTCGAAGCGATGCTGGAAGGGCAGATGGCCGCCATCGCCGCCATCCAGTCGCAGACGGCCGCGATCGCGCGGGCTGCCGAAGCGGCGGCGGCGCGGCTGGGCCAGGACGGACGCCTGATCTATGTCGGCGCGGGCACATCGGGGCGGCTCGCCGTGCAGGACGGTACCGAGCTGAACCCCACATTCTGCTGGCCGATGAAGCGCCTGGTCTTCCTGATGGCGGGCGGCTTCGGCGCGCTGACGGAGGCGTATGAAGGGGCGGAGGACAATGTCGAGGCGGCGCGGGCCGATATCGACGCCTGCGCGATCACGCCGTCCGATGTCGTCATCGGTGTCGCGGCGAGCGGACAGACGCCTTACACCGTGGCCGCGGTTCGGCACGCCAGGGCGCTCGGTGCGCTGACGATCGGGATCGCCAACAATCCGGGGACGGCCCTGATCGAACAGGCGGAGCATCATGTGCTGGCCGATACGGGCAGCGAAGTTCTGGCGGGATCGACCCGCATGAAGGCGGGAACCGCGCAAAAGGCGGTGCTGAACCTGTTGTCCACCGCCCTCATGCTGCGCCTGGGGTTCGTCTATCGCGGACGGATGGTGGCCATGCGCGTATCCAATGCCAAGCTCCTTCGACGCGCTCGCCGCATGGTCCAGGAACTGGCCGACGTGGATGCCGAGGTGGCGATCCATGCGCTCGACGTTGCGGAGAACGACATAAGGTGTGGCGTGCTGGTCGCCATGGGCTTGCCCCTGGACGAGGCGAGGGCGCTGCTCGACGCGCACCAAGGCAGCCTGCGCGACGCCCTGCAAACGCTGGACGCGCGGGAGGCGTGA
- a CDS encoding TonB-dependent receptor encodes MIGTGNAAQCARFGAPAVGSANSTAPGYLTGNYYYGGNPDIKPETGYTTTAGAVFTPTFLPGLNVTVDYYNLDLRGAVGVIQPIAAITSCYITNPSASNPLCALVTRNANGTFADAFVNNQNLGRLLQRGFDISAAYTLRADWLPGKGVRASYQGNIVTSYLIQANPTVSAVQCKGTFGATCSSDGTTLVQPDYRHTAGLGWLLDKGVIQFDWQRIGKVRSSTVGSTETLPAQDIFDLSASYDFTDVVTMSAGVYNLFDKTPPRVSTGGVFNTFPDTYDILGRTIGFSLTAHL; translated from the coding sequence GTGATCGGTACCGGCAATGCGGCGCAATGCGCGCGGTTCGGTGCTCCGGCGGTCGGCTCGGCCAATTCCACCGCCCCCGGCTATCTGACCGGCAACTATTATTATGGCGGCAATCCCGACATCAAGCCGGAGACGGGCTATACGACGACGGCGGGTGCGGTGTTCACGCCGACCTTCCTGCCGGGCCTGAACGTGACGGTCGACTATTATAACCTCGACCTGCGCGGGGCGGTCGGCGTGATCCAGCCGATCGCGGCGATCACGAGCTGCTACATCACCAATCCGAGCGCGAGCAATCCGCTGTGCGCGCTGGTCACGCGCAACGCGAACGGCACCTTCGCCGATGCGTTCGTCAACAACCAGAATCTGGGCCGTCTGCTGCAACGCGGCTTCGACATCTCGGCGGCCTATACGCTGCGGGCGGACTGGCTGCCGGGCAAGGGGGTGCGTGCGAGCTATCAGGGCAACATCGTCACCTCCTATCTGATCCAGGCGAACCCGACCGTGTCGGCGGTGCAGTGCAAGGGCACGTTCGGTGCGACCTGTTCGAGCGACGGTACGACCTTGGTCCAGCCGGATTATCGCCACACTGCCGGGCTCGGCTGGCTGCTCGACAAGGGCGTGATCCAGTTCGACTGGCAGCGTATCGGCAAGGTCCGGTCGAGCACGGTCGGGTCGACCGAGACGCTTCCGGCGCAGGATATCTTCGACCTGTCGGCATCGTACGATTTCACCGATGTCGTCACGATGAGCGCGGGCGTCTACAACCTGTTCGACAAGACCCCGCCGCGCGTGTCGACCGGCGGTGTCTTCAACACCTTCCCCGACACCTACGACATATTGGGGCGGACGATCGGCTTCTCGCTGACCGCGCATCTGTGA
- a CDS encoding protein phosphatase 2C domain-containing protein, producing MLRIDVALSDGGSMVNEDAVGHHGDAAWVIDGATGVGPSLLDAPSDAAWFAHTASRLIAEALAEDPDRSTIEMLRLVMTRCAAALADAQRRAADGTHELPSAAFAMIRRQGDVAEITALADCRVVTVDDAGTARLFGTYALDAVEARTLAAVKAIREEDPSIDNDALKLRLLPGLSDNRRLKNREGGYWVLGTEPAAADHVWQATVPLRPGQRFAIASDGFLRLVELFGTATPADLLAIATSEDGAAWLARLRDIESEPDSLLRHVRVKRHDDASLIVCTWDPSR from the coding sequence ATGCTGAGGATCGATGTCGCACTCTCCGATGGCGGGAGCATGGTGAACGAGGATGCGGTCGGCCATCATGGCGACGCGGCCTGGGTGATCGACGGGGCTACGGGCGTCGGTCCATCTCTGCTGGACGCCCCGAGTGACGCGGCCTGGTTCGCGCATACCGCCAGCCGGCTGATCGCCGAAGCGCTGGCGGAAGATCCGGATCGATCCACGATCGAGATGTTGCGCCTGGTCATGACGCGCTGTGCTGCCGCGCTCGCGGATGCCCAGCGCCGCGCCGCCGACGGCACGCATGAGCTACCCTCGGCGGCCTTTGCCATGATCCGCCGGCAGGGCGACGTTGCCGAGATCACGGCGCTCGCCGACTGTCGCGTGGTGACGGTGGACGATGCGGGGACTGCGCGATTGTTCGGCACCTATGCGCTCGATGCTGTCGAGGCGCGGACCCTTGCTGCGGTCAAGGCGATCCGCGAGGAAGATCCCTCGATCGATAATGATGCCTTGAAGCTTCGCCTGTTGCCGGGCCTGAGCGACAATCGCCGTCTCAAAAATCGTGAGGGCGGCTATTGGGTGCTCGGCACCGAGCCCGCCGCGGCGGACCATGTCTGGCAGGCGACGGTGCCGCTCCGTCCCGGTCAGCGCTTCGCCATCGCCAGTGACGGGTTCCTGCGGCTTGTCGAGCTGTTCGGGACGGCGACGCCTGCCGATCTGCTGGCGATCGCCACGTCGGAGGATGGGGCCGCCTGGCTTGCACGATTGCGCGATATCGAGAGCGAGCCGGATTCGCTGCTGCGTCATGTCCGTGTGAAGCGGCACGACGATGCCAGCCTGATCGTCTGCACCTGGGACCCGTCGCGCTGA